The following coding sequences lie in one Tichowtungia aerotolerans genomic window:
- a CDS encoding O-antigen ligase family protein translates to MKLIDKITVILILLVLITGFSIYGVWEDKMMFLSLLIPVVYIALAMWVVAAGWRAANGRGRTSEIPCRKTEGREQRSDDKIQRTEDRGAGRPHSFVLRPSAAGMMIPPGGIMLFLFWSYSALMIPFSVIPYEAKISTLRLGCYVGTYWVVANICSRFSRRKVVWVTLLLALLGVALYSLVQHKINFDMLFGSERYADYGGRLGGTYICPNHIAHLFQMWMPFCFIFLFVPQLGWFGRICFGYAIPVFGLLIYQTQSRAGLLGAVVSVGMLFLLLMLRKSRKAFAIALVAAPLLVVSGIGGLWAGSSMFRERMEPVFQVLNKAMGGNWEEVASLDFRPMTWADAGLMIAQDPITGYGPGNYGQSFPEFRMRWRATRRETVHPHNEPLELLAEYGIVGALLFAGAVICFCISLVRVIKDSDRRSYALPAAAMLAALAGTFVHGLFDFELRIFPNALMLSVLAGCAAAPTRKEGRAGSLSRWTCVLFSAFLLLALVWSLQVMSSAGLRVRGDLLRLSGNRKQAETLYNAAVRIDPQNWQAYLGMGQVYSHYRYYELDAEKKTLLAQQERDAYARAYRHNTKKEEVVYGLGRAELACGNRDAGIDYLRQAANYRRFNDFYWRKLGIELRKAELYEEAREVFEHAYSLDRSNPTVRANLKWLKKHVAAE, encoded by the coding sequence ATGAAGCTGATTGATAAAATTACGGTTATTCTCATTCTCCTCGTCTTAATCACGGGTTTTTCTATCTACGGCGTATGGGAAGACAAAATGATGTTTTTGTCATTGCTGATTCCTGTAGTTTATATTGCGCTTGCCATGTGGGTGGTTGCTGCCGGGTGGCGAGCGGCGAATGGTCGCGGCAGGACGTCGGAGATTCCGTGCCGGAAGACGGAGGGTCGAGAGCAGCGTTCTGATGATAAGATACAGAGGACAGAAGACAGAGGGGCTGGGCGACCGCATTCTTTCGTTCTTCGTCCATCTGCCGCTGGAATGATGATTCCGCCCGGAGGAATCATGCTTTTTCTTTTCTGGTCTTACAGTGCACTCATGATTCCGTTTTCGGTTATTCCGTATGAGGCTAAAATCAGTACCCTTCGTTTGGGATGTTACGTCGGCACATATTGGGTGGTTGCCAATATCTGTTCACGGTTCTCGCGGCGTAAGGTGGTGTGGGTGACTTTACTGCTGGCCCTGTTGGGTGTGGCTCTGTACAGCCTGGTTCAGCACAAAATCAATTTTGATATGTTATTCGGGAGCGAACGTTACGCCGATTATGGAGGGCGTCTAGGGGGAACATATATTTGTCCTAACCACATTGCTCACCTGTTCCAGATGTGGATGCCTTTCTGTTTTATTTTTCTATTCGTTCCGCAGTTAGGTTGGTTTGGGCGAATTTGTTTTGGGTATGCCATTCCCGTATTTGGACTGCTTATATATCAAACTCAGTCCAGAGCAGGACTGCTGGGCGCTGTCGTTTCCGTTGGGATGCTTTTTCTTTTGTTGATGCTTCGCAAAAGCCGCAAGGCGTTTGCAATCGCGCTGGTTGCTGCGCCATTGCTGGTTGTTAGCGGAATTGGTGGTTTGTGGGCCGGTTCGTCGATGTTCCGTGAGAGAATGGAGCCAGTCTTCCAGGTCTTGAATAAAGCGATGGGCGGGAACTGGGAAGAGGTGGCTTCTCTGGATTTTCGACCGATGACCTGGGCGGATGCAGGTCTTATGATTGCGCAGGATCCGATTACGGGGTATGGGCCGGGGAATTATGGACAGAGTTTTCCAGAGTTTCGAATGCGATGGCGGGCGACCCGTCGGGAAACGGTTCATCCGCACAATGAACCGCTCGAACTGCTTGCTGAGTATGGTATCGTTGGGGCATTGCTTTTTGCCGGTGCAGTAATCTGTTTCTGTATCTCTCTGGTTCGGGTGATTAAAGACTCCGATCGACGTTCTTATGCTTTACCCGCTGCTGCGATGCTTGCTGCATTAGCCGGAACGTTTGTGCATGGCTTATTTGATTTCGAATTACGCATATTTCCCAATGCTCTCATGCTTTCTGTTCTGGCTGGCTGCGCTGCTGCTCCGACCCGAAAAGAAGGCCGGGCAGGAAGCCTGTCTCGGTGGACTTGTGTTTTGTTTTCTGCTTTCCTGCTACTGGCGTTGGTTTGGTCTTTGCAGGTGATGAGTTCTGCCGGGTTGCGTGTTCGGGGGGATCTGTTGCGTCTGAGCGGCAACCGGAAGCAGGCTGAAACGCTGTATAATGCCGCAGTCAGGATTGATCCGCAAAACTGGCAGGCATATTTAGGGATGGGGCAGGTGTACAGTCATTATCGCTATTATGAGCTGGATGCTGAAAAAAAGACTCTTCTGGCTCAACAAGAACGGGATGCCTATGCTCGAGCTTATCGGCACAATACTAAAAAAGAAGAAGTGGTATATGGTCTGGGCAGAGCGGAACTTGCTTGTGGAAATCGTGATGCTGGAATCGATTATTTGCGCCAGGCTGCAAATTATAGACGATTTAATGATTTCTACTGGCGCAAACTGGGCATCGAACTGCGCAAAGCCGAATTGTATGAGGAAGCCCGGGAGGTATTTGAACACGCTTATTCGCTGGATCGTTCCAACCCGACAGTTCGCGCCAACCTTAAATGGCTGAAAAAACACGTTGCCGCAGAATGA
- a CDS encoding glycosyltransferase family 4 protein → MFAKRQPEDRRRVLVVGQVPPPWGGQAVMIKKLLDAKLHGVELFFVPMSFSADMDEIGRFRWKKLLQLPLLVFRIWAARFKYGCKVFYYPPGGESLTAIFRDIMVLLSCRILFKKVVFHIHAGGFTEVAEKAPLPIRLLAGCAYRKPDLAIQLTEKSPPDALRIGAQKTVFVPNGLADEGISYIDEFRHVSTDRPLTLLFVGVVSPSKGVMVLLNACAQLLADGVEFHLGVMGRFYSPEFEAECRSFIHYHELDGHVEFLGVLTGGDKWTEFCAADVFCFPSHFESENQSLVILEAMQFCLPCVASDWRGMSAMIKDGQTGFLVPVKDPYSFAERIAKLATDPVLRMQMGKRAREVYLEKYTDEIWRQNMETTLREL, encoded by the coding sequence ATGTTCGCTAAACGCCAACCGGAAGATCGCCGCCGGGTTCTGGTGGTCGGACAGGTTCCTCCACCATGGGGTGGGCAGGCTGTGATGATCAAAAAGCTGTTGGATGCAAAACTGCACGGAGTGGAACTTTTCTTTGTTCCGATGTCGTTTTCGGCCGATATGGATGAAATCGGGCGTTTCCGATGGAAGAAGCTGTTGCAACTTCCTTTGTTGGTTTTCCGGATATGGGCCGCTCGATTTAAATATGGGTGCAAGGTGTTTTATTATCCCCCTGGAGGCGAAAGCCTGACGGCAATTTTTAGGGACATCATGGTTCTGCTAAGTTGCCGCATTCTCTTCAAAAAAGTGGTGTTTCATATTCACGCCGGAGGTTTCACAGAGGTTGCTGAGAAGGCGCCGTTGCCGATTCGGCTGTTAGCCGGATGCGCATACCGAAAACCTGATCTGGCGATTCAGCTCACAGAAAAAAGTCCGCCGGATGCTTTGCGCATTGGAGCCCAGAAGACTGTTTTTGTGCCCAACGGCCTGGCGGATGAGGGGATCAGCTATATCGATGAGTTTCGCCATGTCAGTACTGACCGGCCTCTTACGTTATTATTTGTTGGTGTGGTCAGCCCCAGCAAGGGGGTTATGGTTTTGCTCAATGCGTGTGCGCAGTTGCTGGCGGACGGAGTTGAGTTTCATTTGGGGGTTATGGGGCGGTTCTATTCGCCGGAGTTCGAGGCGGAGTGCCGTTCTTTTATTCATTATCATGAACTGGATGGACACGTTGAGTTTTTGGGTGTGCTGACAGGCGGCGACAAGTGGACAGAGTTCTGTGCTGCTGATGTGTTCTGCTTTCCTTCCCACTTCGAGTCAGAAAACCAAAGTTTAGTGATTCTTGAGGCAATGCAGTTTTGCCTTCCTTGTGTCGCATCCGACTGGCGCGGGATGTCCGCGATGATTAAGGATGGGCAGACCGGCTTCCTTGTTCCTGTCAAGGATCCGTACTCCTTTGCTGAGAGGATTGCGAAGCTGGCGACTGATCCAGTGTTGCGGATGCAGATGGGTAAACGTGCTCGTGAGGTTTATCTCGAAAAATACACGGATGAGATTTGGCGGCAAAATATGGAAACAACACTGAGGGAGCTTTGA
- a CDS encoding exopolysaccharide biosynthesis polyprenyl glycosylphosphotransferase, giving the protein MNQINQGITIDPAGHRAHPFMRRRLADAAMMHLTDGLMLFLAIFVGDSLLLLFHGIPIQMERMLFLIPVWWIGTWFVQLVPGWGLGTVEELRRIELLLVTVFAGVAVALFLGVTDRGGSRITFLSAYVIAAVLVPVGRSAMKQILAAINLWGVPVSIYGDRESVPEVAKALRSDRAFGFIPQAVLSDDYGLGDVAEGVPVLGGLHNTTRRTPMAVVALPHLEREKLIELLEGPLEIYRTILLIPDLKCAPSLWVKPCDLKGILGLELRRNLLDPMSSFCKNFAEWILVFLTLPIWGPLCLFLMLLVWLHDLSAPVYAQTRLGKNGRLFKAYKLRTMVPDAESVLLEKLSTDPVLKKEWEKHYKLKQDPRITLVGKFLRKTSLDEIPQLWCVLIGKMALVGPRPLPDYHHNELELRTQRLRMRVRPGITGLWQVSGRSDSGTTGMDRWDTYYVTNWSVWLDIVILARTLRVVLFGSGAY; this is encoded by the coding sequence ATGAATCAAATAAATCAAGGAATAACAATTGACCCGGCAGGTCATCGTGCTCATCCGTTTATGCGGCGCCGACTTGCAGATGCTGCTATGATGCACTTGACGGATGGTCTCATGCTTTTCCTTGCAATATTTGTTGGGGACAGTCTCTTGCTTCTTTTTCATGGGATTCCAATCCAAATGGAACGCATGTTGTTTTTGATTCCGGTGTGGTGGATTGGAACCTGGTTTGTGCAGCTGGTGCCGGGATGGGGCCTTGGGACGGTGGAGGAACTGCGTAGAATAGAGTTGCTTCTTGTTACTGTTTTTGCAGGTGTCGCCGTTGCTCTTTTCCTGGGAGTTACCGACCGAGGGGGGAGTAGGATTACTTTTTTGTCTGCATATGTGATTGCGGCCGTTCTCGTGCCGGTTGGTCGATCAGCGATGAAACAGATTCTCGCAGCCATAAATCTTTGGGGAGTTCCCGTGTCAATTTATGGGGATCGAGAGAGTGTTCCTGAGGTGGCTAAAGCATTGCGGAGCGATCGTGCCTTCGGTTTTATTCCACAGGCAGTACTGAGTGACGACTACGGTTTGGGGGATGTTGCAGAAGGCGTTCCGGTCTTGGGCGGATTGCATAATACAACGCGCCGTACTCCTATGGCTGTTGTTGCTTTGCCTCATTTGGAGAGAGAAAAGTTGATCGAATTGCTGGAAGGACCTCTTGAAATTTATCGGACGATTCTTTTGATTCCTGATTTGAAATGTGCGCCCTCGCTGTGGGTTAAGCCTTGTGATTTGAAGGGTATTTTGGGATTGGAGCTTCGGCGCAATCTGCTGGATCCAATGTCTTCGTTTTGTAAAAACTTTGCTGAATGGATCTTGGTTTTTTTAACCCTGCCAATCTGGGGCCCTTTGTGCCTTTTTTTGATGTTGTTAGTGTGGTTGCACGATCTTTCCGCTCCTGTATATGCTCAAACCCGTTTGGGAAAAAATGGACGGCTTTTTAAGGCATATAAGCTTAGAACCATGGTTCCGGATGCAGAAAGTGTTTTGTTGGAAAAGCTTTCGACAGACCCTGTTTTGAAGAAAGAGTGGGAAAAACACTATAAGTTAAAACAGGATCCTCGCATTACTTTGGTAGGTAAGTTTTTAAGAAAGACATCTTTGGATGAAATCCCTCAATTGTGGTGTGTGTTAATAGGTAAGATGGCGCTGGTTGGTCCGCGGCCTTTACCGGATTATCATCATAATGAACTGGAGTTGCGTACGCAGCGTCTTCGAATGAGGGTTCGGCCGGGGATTACAGGATTGTGGCAGGTCTCGGGGCGCAGTGATTCGGGAACGACCGGAATGGATCGCTGGGATACATATTATGTGACCAACTGGTCGGTATGGCTGGACATTGTGATTCTTGCCCGTACGTTGCGTGTTGTTCTTTTCGGAAGCGGTGCGTATTGA
- a CDS encoding phosphotransferase, which yields MCGLFRVRTSLRGEPPFRSGRRVVLLRGAEGLSQKLIARVVDEPSSKTVAYIKYAEDGLARDKVEAEHRILTELEKQSTSLAPFVLNYGSFGNGIALEVSAVEGEMREAKLPVSEIRNQMSEVREYLEQLHVSDELFEIDEHPAVVRLREQLLSYTSDNPKAQSLMPNASQFSQWLAPLRERAWPVVIQHGDFTPWNIIQRTEAGGQKSEDYSPPITDFQITDNGATLLCAIDWEEGVLDGSPHFDFIYFILQSGCLIHGWEPQRTVDYLLPLLESEGLSEKESVSLIKLCALEAYFRFGAESGNPKLQDFRKQVFSYASQ from the coding sequence ATGTGTGGACTTTTTCGGGTCCGCACTTCTTTGCGCGGGGAACCCCCCTTCCGTTCCGGGCGTCGTGTTGTTCTGTTGCGTGGAGCCGAAGGGCTTTCTCAGAAGCTGATTGCCCGCGTAGTGGATGAACCGAGCTCTAAAACGGTTGCATACATAAAGTATGCGGAAGATGGGCTCGCTCGGGATAAGGTGGAGGCCGAGCATCGCATTTTAACGGAGTTGGAAAAACAGAGCACATCGCTCGCTCCCTTTGTGCTCAATTATGGATCTTTTGGAAATGGCATCGCGTTGGAGGTCTCTGCGGTTGAGGGGGAGATGCGGGAGGCGAAGCTTCCCGTATCAGAAATCAGAAATCAGATGTCAGAGGTCAGAGAGTATCTTGAACAGCTGCACGTATCTGATGAGCTGTTTGAGATTGACGAGCATCCGGCGGTTGTTCGCCTTCGCGAACAACTGCTGAGTTATACATCTGACAATCCTAAAGCCCAAAGCCTAATGCCTAATGCCTCGCAGTTCTCTCAATGGCTTGCTCCATTGAGAGAACGCGCATGGCCTGTCGTGATTCAGCATGGTGATTTTACACCGTGGAACATAATCCAGAGGACAGAGGCCGGAGGACAGAAGTCAGAGGATTACAGTCCCCCGATAACAGATTTTCAGATAACGGATAACGGAGCTACGCTCCTTTGCGCGATTGATTGGGAAGAAGGGGTTTTGGATGGTTCCCCCCATTTTGATTTCATCTATTTTATTCTTCAGTCGGGGTGTTTGATTCACGGATGGGAGCCTCAGCGTACGGTTGACTATCTGCTACCTTTGTTGGAGAGCGAAGGTTTGTCTGAAAAGGAGTCGGTCTCTCTGATTAAGCTTTGTGCCTTGGAGGCCTATTTCCGATTCGGTGCAGAATCAGGCAATCCAAAGCTGCAGGATTTCAGAAAACAGGTTTTTTCCTATGCTTCCCAATAA
- a CDS encoding NAD-dependent epimerase/dehydratase family protein has protein sequence MKLLVTGASGFIGTNFVDHFGKLDCELLNLDIQKPLNSGHEKFWKRADIMNPVELAAAFAEFAPTHVVHMAARAECDETTTVEEGYSANTVGTENVLNAIKKTLSIERAIIVSTQYVCGPGRLPENDEDYFPHTVYGQSKVITEQLTRKADLSCIWTLVRPTNIWGPWHLRYRREAWRVIKKGLYLHPTGAPVVRSYGYVGNIVWQMEQILKAPAEKVNRQIFYVGDRPIDIYEWVDAFSMILRGRHARKIPRFILRMIGLVGDAAGLVRIKFPLTSSRVRSMTQDYLTPMDKTFETFGAPPCSLMQGVEKTVCWLEEQEG, from the coding sequence ATGAAATTGCTGGTAACGGGAGCCTCCGGCTTCATCGGAACAAATTTTGTGGATCATTTCGGCAAGCTGGATTGTGAGCTACTTAATCTGGATATTCAAAAACCTTTAAACTCAGGCCATGAGAAGTTCTGGAAAAGAGCGGATATAATGAATCCGGTCGAGCTGGCCGCCGCCTTCGCGGAGTTTGCTCCGACGCATGTGGTGCATATGGCTGCGCGTGCCGAGTGCGATGAGACGACGACTGTGGAAGAGGGCTATTCCGCCAATACCGTCGGCACAGAAAATGTGCTGAATGCGATTAAAAAGACTCTATCCATCGAGCGGGCGATCATTGTTTCTACTCAATATGTTTGCGGGCCGGGTCGTCTGCCGGAAAATGATGAGGATTATTTCCCGCATACGGTTTATGGGCAGAGCAAAGTCATTACGGAGCAGCTGACTCGCAAGGCCGATCTTTCCTGTATCTGGACACTGGTCCGGCCAACCAATATCTGGGGGCCGTGGCATTTGCGTTACCGGCGTGAGGCCTGGCGGGTGATTAAAAAGGGGCTCTATCTGCATCCGACCGGCGCACCGGTTGTCCGATCCTACGGGTATGTAGGAAACATTGTCTGGCAGATGGAACAGATTCTGAAAGCTCCGGCGGAGAAGGTGAACCGGCAGATATTTTATGTTGGCGACCGCCCGATCGATATTTACGAATGGGTGGATGCCTTTTCGATGATCCTGCGCGGACGTCATGCTCGCAAGATTCCGCGCTTTATTTTACGAATGATCGGTCTGGTTGGTGATGCCGCCGGGCTAGTACGAATCAAATTCCCGCTGACCTCTTCCCGCGTTCGAAGCATGACCCAGGACTATCTGACCCCGATGGATAAGACCTTTGAAACCTTCGGTGCACCGCCGTGCTCATTGATGCAAGGGGTTGAAAAGACTGTTTGTTGGTTGGAGGAACAAGAAGGATGA
- a CDS encoding WecB/TagA/CpsF family glycosyltransferase, producing the protein MRAKRLINGLLNAVPLVLFSGMLVALLLARITLGLTLPWWGAWALGIFWGVIVFDHLIRVELFKQIGGFVVTFIAVLILIGALAPKETVARSPRMAADQVVRQMEATWNAVYHGNIFKNYSLKQQLIDYGTGLGNLDPFRHGKMILFALLGFALGVVYLFPIEPFRRWRNAFGSGGVEESWSRGETKSNTHTPIHPYAHTFQRSGSAAYICRCATLFLAGAVFALQVELLQVLSPTRLVTGLSLLDSCLGLLAGLLLFVPVHLFYVFLAERRKKGSPRFNVLGVGVDAVNMGDCLKLFEEIISWKPTADSMQLKRAVGCELNAESSYSNPSQDEAGTLDMSGRRKTENSELSSVTRHLSSGRDARLPAMTAALGVAGIVEARRNQKLQRILNESVLNTPDGMPLVWLGKLFGYRSIERVYGPDLLRDACAYGEARGWRHFFYGAAPGIVEKLKIALEQKHPAIRVSGIYCPPFRDLTPEEETEVVDMVNSSGTDIFWIGISTPKQLYFMDRIRSRLTCKIICPVGYAFDVNAGVEEDAPDWAKYSGFQWLHRAIKQPRLWKRYLPDNPRFVWEVILQVLHLKRYPMLMHERIVEPETDAEGYPRFPAGVVSLSAMSLEGARDRVLNWVRTGQRHYVNICTADTMVQCFDRPDMAKIVKNAGMATTDGMPLVWLAHHYGFKDATRVYGPDLMLELCRVTSDPAGFRCYDLGVKRDEHARESLKPNHLTPNTEKKCISHFFYGATDEVLEQLKANLLKKFPDLKVAGMYSPPFRPLTDAEKDEVAEMINASGADIVWCGLGTPKQDYWVAEFRPRLNCAAILAVGAAFNFHAGHVRQAPRWMMCGGLEWFFRLCTEPKRLWRRYLIGNPRFIMLTWRQFLSRS; encoded by the coding sequence ATGAGAGCAAAACGATTAATAAACGGACTGTTGAATGCAGTGCCGCTGGTTCTCTTCAGCGGCATGCTGGTTGCGCTGTTATTGGCCCGGATCACCTTGGGACTGACACTTCCCTGGTGGGGGGCATGGGCGCTTGGCATTTTTTGGGGAGTCATCGTTTTTGACCACCTGATTCGTGTCGAGCTGTTTAAGCAGATCGGTGGGTTTGTTGTGACTTTCATTGCGGTGCTGATTCTCATCGGGGCCCTGGCGCCGAAGGAAACGGTTGCCCGCTCCCCGAGGATGGCTGCAGATCAGGTGGTGCGGCAGATGGAGGCCACCTGGAATGCAGTATATCACGGCAATATTTTTAAAAACTACAGCCTGAAACAGCAGCTGATCGATTACGGAACCGGTCTCGGCAATCTCGATCCGTTTCGGCATGGAAAAATGATTCTGTTTGCCCTGCTCGGGTTTGCGCTGGGGGTTGTGTATCTCTTTCCGATTGAGCCATTTCGCCGATGGCGAAATGCGTTTGGGAGTGGGGGAGTAGAGGAGTCTTGGAGTCGTGGAGAAACGAAGTCTAACACCCATACACCCATACATCCATACGCCCATACTTTTCAGCGAAGTGGAAGCGCTGCGTACATATGCCGTTGCGCGACGCTTTTCCTCGCCGGTGCGGTTTTTGCCCTTCAGGTCGAGCTTCTGCAGGTGCTCTCTCCGACGCGATTGGTGACGGGGCTCAGTCTGCTCGACAGCTGTCTGGGACTGCTGGCCGGCCTTCTCCTGTTTGTGCCGGTGCACCTCTTTTACGTATTTCTTGCGGAACGCCGGAAGAAAGGCTCCCCGCGGTTCAATGTGCTTGGGGTCGGGGTTGATGCCGTGAATATGGGAGACTGCCTGAAATTATTTGAGGAGATTATTAGCTGGAAGCCGACAGCTGACAGCATGCAGCTTAAAAGGGCTGTTGGCTGTGAACTGAACGCTGAAAGCTCTTACAGCAATCCTTCTCAGGATGAAGCCGGGACGTTGGACATGTCCGGAAGGCGGAAGACAGAAAACAGCGAGCTGTCGTCAGTGACCAGGCATCTGTCATCCGGGCGGGATGCCCGTCTTCCCGCGATGACCGCGGCCCTCGGTGTGGCCGGCATTGTGGAGGCGCGCCGCAACCAGAAGCTGCAGCGGATTCTGAATGAATCGGTGCTGAATACGCCGGACGGCATGCCGCTTGTCTGGCTTGGCAAGCTCTTCGGTTACCGGAGTATTGAGCGGGTTTATGGTCCCGATCTGCTCCGCGATGCCTGTGCCTATGGCGAGGCCCGGGGCTGGCGCCACTTCTTTTATGGGGCCGCACCCGGCATTGTCGAGAAGCTGAAGATCGCGCTCGAGCAGAAGCATCCTGCCATTCGGGTGTCCGGCATCTACTGCCCGCCATTCCGTGACCTGACGCCTGAAGAAGAGACCGAAGTGGTCGATATGGTGAATTCTTCGGGAACCGATATCTTCTGGATCGGCATCTCGACGCCGAAGCAGCTCTATTTTATGGACCGGATACGCAGCCGGCTGACCTGTAAGATCATCTGTCCGGTGGGGTATGCGTTTGATGTGAATGCCGGAGTGGAGGAAGATGCGCCGGACTGGGCTAAATATTCCGGGTTCCAGTGGCTCCACCGGGCAATCAAGCAGCCGCGGCTCTGGAAGAGATACCTTCCGGACAATCCCCGGTTCGTGTGGGAGGTGATTCTGCAGGTGCTGCATTTAAAGCGGTATCCGATGCTGATGCACGAGCGCATTGTTGAGCCGGAGACCGATGCCGAGGGCTATCCGCGCTTTCCTGCGGGCGTGGTGTCGCTTTCGGCCATGTCACTTGAAGGGGCCCGTGATCGGGTACTCAACTGGGTCAGGACCGGGCAGCGGCACTATGTGAACATTTGCACTGCGGATACCATGGTCCAGTGCTTCGACCGGCCGGATATGGCAAAAATTGTGAAAAATGCGGGGATGGCGACGACGGACGGCATGCCGCTGGTCTGGCTTGCGCATCACTATGGGTTTAAAGATGCAACGCGGGTTTATGGGCCGGACCTGATGCTTGAACTGTGCCGGGTCACTTCAGATCCGGCCGGTTTTCGGTGTTATGATTTAGGTGTTAAGCGGGACGAGCATGCCCGTGAAAGCCTAAAACCCAATCACCTAACACCTAACACTGAAAAGAAATGCATCTCGCATTTTTTCTACGGCGCCACCGACGAGGTGCTCGAGCAGTTGAAGGCCAACCTGCTCAAAAAGTTTCCGGATCTGAAGGTCGCGGGCATGTATTCTCCGCCGTTCCGGCCGCTCACAGATGCGGAAAAGGATGAGGTGGCCGAAATGATTAATGCGTCCGGTGCGGATATCGTCTGGTGCGGACTGGGCACTCCGAAACAGGATTACTGGGTGGCGGAGTTCCGGCCGCGCCTGAATTGCGCTGCTATTCTGGCGGTGGGGGCCGCCTTCAACTTTCATGCGGGCCATGTTCGTCAGGCTCCCCGCTGGATGATGTGCGGCGGGCTGGAGTGGTTTTTCCGCCTGTGTACGGAGCCCAAGCGTCTCTGGCGGCGGTATCTCATCGGCAACCCGCGTTTTATCATGTTGACCTGGCGGCAGTTTTTAAGCCGCAGTTAA
- a CDS encoding glycosyltransferase family 4 protein has translation MAKHHDVWVLTRANNRTVIEEELKERPVPGINFVYYDLPEWAMWWKKGGRGVQIYYYLWEVFSESVVRRTERQIGFDVAHHVTIVRYWTPSNLRNIRVPFVWGPVGGGESTPKALKKNFSLKNRIIEQVRDLMRWIGECDPLVRKTARKSSLAIATTNETAARLKALRGERVQVQSQLGTGALTASLEVDDGSDPKIVRFICIGKQIYWKGFDLALKAFANVDINNAKLIFVGEGPEHKSLQDLASDLGLHDSVRFEKWMDQKTLHELLVKCDALIHPSFHDSGAFVCLEAMAASKPVICLDLGGPAVQVTSETGIKVAALNPKQTVQDLASAMRRLAIDPALRKQMGDVGRKRVEEHFLWTAKVDAFCQMYESILESKDCHVR, from the coding sequence ATGGCGAAGCACCACGATGTCTGGGTGTTGACCCGCGCCAACAACCGGACGGTAATCGAGGAGGAGCTGAAAGAGCGCCCGGTTCCGGGGATTAATTTTGTCTATTACGACCTGCCAGAATGGGCGATGTGGTGGAAAAAAGGGGGGCGGGGCGTTCAGATTTATTATTATCTATGGGAAGTTTTTTCAGAGAGCGTCGTTCGACGGACAGAACGACAGATTGGGTTTGATGTAGCTCATCATGTGACCATTGTCCGCTATTGGACTCCAAGCAATCTGCGGAATATTCGCGTTCCGTTTGTCTGGGGGCCCGTTGGTGGAGGAGAGTCGACTCCTAAAGCACTCAAAAAAAACTTTTCGTTAAAAAACCGCATCATTGAGCAGGTTCGGGATCTCATGCGATGGATTGGAGAATGTGATCCACTGGTTCGGAAGACTGCTCGTAAAAGTAGCTTGGCGATCGCTACAACAAATGAAACCGCCGCCCGCCTGAAAGCTTTGCGGGGGGAGCGGGTACAAGTGCAATCCCAACTGGGGACGGGTGCGTTAACGGCTTCGTTAGAAGTTGATGACGGATCGGATCCAAAGATTGTTCGTTTTATTTGTATCGGTAAGCAGATCTATTGGAAAGGGTTCGATTTAGCGCTGAAAGCATTCGCTAATGTTGACATAAATAATGCTAAGTTGATTTTCGTTGGGGAAGGCCCTGAGCATAAATCGTTGCAGGATTTAGCTTCTGACTTGGGACTGCATGATAGCGTTCGCTTTGAAAAATGGATGGATCAAAAAACGCTACATGAGTTGCTTGTGAAATGCGATGCGCTGATCCATCCCAGTTTTCATGATTCCGGAGCGTTTGTCTGTTTGGAGGCAATGGCGGCATCAAAACCGGTCATTTGTCTGGATCTCGGGGGGCCTGCTGTTCAGGTGACCTCAGAAACAGGTATTAAGGTGGCCGCCTTAAACCCAAAGCAGACGGTGCAGGATCTAGCCTCGGCGATGAGACGGTTGGCGATTGACCCAGCCTTGCGGAAACAAATGGGCGATGTCGGGCGCAAGAGGGTTGAGGAGCATTTTCTATGGACTGCAAAAGTCGATGCGTTTTGTCAAATGTATGAATCTATTCTCGAAAGCAAGGATTGCCATGTTCGCTAA